The region ATCGACTCTACCTCAATGGCGAACGCTCGCCGGACGACCGCAATTCGCTCGTAGTCGAAAATCCAGCGACGCACGAGCAGATCGCCACGGTTCCGAAAGGAACTGTCGAAGATGTCAGCAACGCCTACGATATCGCCACAACCGCTCAGACGGAATGGGCGGAACGGTCACCGGGCGAGCGTGCGACCGTCATCTCCCGTGCGGTGGAGGTACTCCGTGACAACCGCGAGAGTATTCTCGAACTGCTGGCCGTCGAGTCCGGGACCACGAAGACGAAGGGCGTGAGTGAATTCGAGAGCGCCGCCGGCATCACGCAGGAGGCGGCAAGCTTTCCGACGCGGATCTCTGGTGACTACCGTGCATCGAACATCGAGGACAAGGAGAACCTCGTCAAACGCGAGCCGGTCGGCGTCGTCGGCGTCATCTCCCCGTGGAACTTCCCGCTTCATCTCTCGATTCGGGCGGTCGCGCCGGCGCTCGCGGCTGGGAACGGCGTCGTTCTCAAACCCGCATCCGACACGCCGATCACCGGTGGATTGCTCATCGCGCGCGTCTTCGAAGCGGCCGGTCTACCCGATGGTCTCCTCAATGTCGTTCCGGGGCGCGGATCAGAAATTGGTGACCGGATGGCTGGGCACCCTGCTGCTGGTGTCATTGCATTCACCGGGTCGACAGCTGTCGGTCGTCAGGTCGCAAAACAGGCGGTCGACCACCTCGCGTATCCTGCGATGGAACTCGGTGGAAACGGCCCACACGTCGTGCTCGACGATGCTGATGTCGAGAAGGCAGTCGACGCTGGCGCGTTCGGTACGTTCCTCCATCAGGGGCAGATCTGCATCTCTATCAACCGCCACCTCGTCCACGAAT is a window of Halococcus salsus DNA encoding:
- a CDS encoding aldehyde dehydrogenase family protein, whose amino-acid sequence is MSQTTQTEKSTISTDAEWNRLYLNGERSPDDRNSLVVENPATHEQIATVPKGTVEDVSNAYDIATTAQTEWAERSPGERATVISRAVEVLRDNRESILELLAVESGTTKTKGVSEFESAAGITQEAASFPTRISGDYRASNIEDKENLVKREPVGVVGVISPWNFPLHLSIRAVAPALAAGNGVVLKPASDTPITGGLLIARVFEAAGLPDGLLNVVPGRGSEIGDRMAGHPAAGVIAFTGSTAVGRQVAKQAVDHLAYPAMELGGNGPHVVLDDADVEKAVDAGAFGTFLHQGQICISINRHLVHESLYDDYVEALTKKAASLPVGDPTTEETVIGPIINESQRDQMLGYVEETVDAGATLEVGGAAVSLNDIDGTTTQAGDFDTAATPGDANGSFVLPTVLSGATNEMAAACNEHFGPIAPVIPFADTDEAVELANDTEYGLAASVYGNDVGRAQRIADRIDAGMVHVNDQPVNDEPHVPFGGYKSSGIGRFNGDYVLDEFTQPKWISVQNKPREYPF